A stretch of DNA from Streptomyces xanthii:
GCCAGCAGCAGTGCGGCCAGCCGGGCCGGCACCCGGAGCGGCAGATAGTGGTCGGCGGCGCGCAGGGTCTCGCCGTGCGCGTCCCGGATGCCCTTGGTCAGGCGGTCGGCGATGACCGCGATCTCCGGGTGGTCGTGGGTGCCGTGCAGCACCAGGGCCGGGGCGTCGATCTCCGCGAGGCGGGACGCGGCGTCGTGGCCTGGGGTGCCCGTCAGCCAGGCCTCGCTGACGAGCCGTCGCTCCGCGTTCTCCGTCACCATCCGCTCGATGAGCGCTCCCCCGGGCGCCTCCCGTCCCAGCGCCGCCCACACCGAGAGTTCCAGCGCGGCCAGTTCGGCCGCGTCGCCCGAGCGCCGGGCCGCGCCGTAGGCGGCCGTGTCCGGGGTGTCGGGCCAGATGTGGCCGCCGAGCGAGGACGCGACCAGGGCCAGGGACGTGACCCGGTCGGGGTGGGTGAGGGTGAAGTCCAGGGCGGTCTCGCCGCCCATGCTCAGGCCGACCAGCGCCGCGCGTTCGACGCCGCAGTGGTCGAGCACGGCGCTCAGGTCCGTGACGTCGCTGAACCAGGTCGTCGGCGGTGTGGAGCGGCCCAGGCCGCGCGCGTCGTAGCGGATGACGTGGTGGTGCCGGGCCAGTTCAGGGGCGACGGCGTCCCACAGCCGCGCGTCCATTCCGGCGCCGTGGAGCAGCACCACCGGCGAGCCGGTGCCGGCCCGCAGGAGGTGGAGGCTGCCCTCGCCCGGTGCCGGTATCTCTTCCCCGTACGCGTTCGTCATGGGCCGATCCTGTCCGATCCGGCGGCCCCGCACCACCAACGGCCCTTGCCCCACCGGAAGGCGGGACAAGGACCTCGGCGATCGGGCGGTGTCAGTCGCGTTCCACGTCGACCGTGGTCAGGGACGCGTACCGCTCGGGGTCGCGGCGGCGGATACGGAAGGCCACGGCCAGGCCCGCGGCGAGGACCAGCGGGAGCGGCACGAGCAGCAGCGTGTTCGTGAGGCCGGTGCGGCCGGTGAGGAGGTCGAAGTGGATCACCGCGAGGACGGTGAGCACGGCC
This window harbors:
- a CDS encoding alpha/beta hydrolase; translated protein: MTNAYGEEIPAPGEGSLHLLRAGTGSPVVLLHGAGMDARLWDAVAPELARHHHVIRYDARGLGRSTPPTTWFSDVTDLSAVLDHCGVERAALVGLSMGGETALDFTLTHPDRVTSLALVASSLGGHIWPDTPDTAAYGAARRSGDAAELAALELSVWAALGREAPGGALIERMVTENAERRLVSEAWLTGTPGHDAASRLAEIDAPALVLHGTHDHPEIAVIADRLTKGIRDAHGETLRAADHYLPLRVPARLAALLLAHLAGPPEGQPGHRR